In a single window of the Streptomyces sp. HUAS ZL42 genome:
- a CDS encoding Gfo/Idh/MocA family protein — translation MVRGLGVAVVGFGWMGRVHTQAYARVLHHFPQLTVRPRLVTVAEEVPGRADEAAAQFGFATTTRDWREVAADPRVQAVSITAPNFLHRQIGVAMAEAGKHIWIEKPVGLSAQDARQVADAVAKAGVQGAVGFNYRNAPAVEAARDLIAAGEIGTVTHVRIRLFSDYAAHPEGALTWRYERERGGSGVLGDLASHGADLARFLLGDIASLTADTAVFIPERARPTGATSGHTRATGGELGAVENEDYVSCLLRFASGARGVLEASRVSVGEQNNYGFEVHGTQGAVFWDFRRMNELGVCRGTTYQDQPASTLNVGPGSGEYGAFQPGSGIGMGYDDLKVIEAYRFLRSVAEGTPYGATLDDAVHSATALDAMVRSAEQGARVSVA, via the coding sequence ATCGTGAGGGGTCTCGGCGTCGCCGTGGTGGGGTTCGGCTGGATGGGGCGGGTGCACACCCAGGCGTACGCGCGGGTGCTGCACCACTTCCCGCAGCTGACCGTGCGCCCGCGGCTGGTCACCGTCGCCGAGGAGGTGCCCGGCCGGGCCGACGAGGCCGCCGCACAGTTCGGCTTCGCCACCACCACCCGCGACTGGCGCGAGGTGGCCGCCGACCCGCGCGTGCAGGCCGTCAGCATCACCGCCCCCAACTTCCTGCACCGGCAGATCGGCGTGGCGATGGCCGAGGCCGGCAAACACATCTGGATCGAGAAGCCGGTGGGCTTGAGTGCCCAGGACGCCCGCCAGGTGGCCGACGCCGTCGCCAAGGCCGGCGTGCAGGGCGCGGTGGGCTTCAACTACCGCAACGCGCCGGCCGTCGAGGCCGCCCGCGACCTGATCGCCGCCGGTGAGATCGGCACGGTCACGCATGTGCGCATCCGGCTGTTCAGCGACTACGCCGCCCACCCCGAGGGCGCGCTGACCTGGCGCTACGAGCGCGAGCGGGGCGGCAGCGGGGTGCTGGGCGACCTGGCCTCGCACGGCGCGGACCTGGCCCGCTTCCTGCTCGGCGACATCGCCTCCCTGACCGCCGACACCGCCGTCTTCATCCCCGAACGGGCCCGCCCCACCGGCGCCACCTCCGGCCACACCCGCGCCACCGGCGGCGAGCTCGGCGCGGTCGAGAACGAGGACTACGTCAGCTGCCTGCTGCGCTTCGCCTCCGGCGCCCGCGGCGTCCTGGAAGCCTCCCGCGTCTCCGTCGGCGAACAGAACAACTACGGCTTCGAGGTCCACGGCACCCAAGGCGCCGTCTTCTGGGACTTCCGCCGCATGAACGAACTGGGGGTCTGCCGCGGCACGACATACCAGGACCAGCCCGCCAGCACCCTCAACGTCGGCCCCGGCTCCGGCGAGTACGGCGCCTTCCAGCCCGGCTCGGGCATCGGCATGGGCTACGACGACCTCAAGGTGATCGAGGCCTACCGGTTCCTGCGGTCGGTCGCCGAGGGCACACCGTACGGAGCGACCCTCGACGACGCCGTGCACAGCGCCACCGCGCTCGACGCCATGGTCCGGTCCGCAGAGCAGGGAGCACGGGTGAGCGTGGCATGA
- a CDS encoding Gfo/Idh/MocA family protein yields MTVRVGVIGAGMIGQDHIRRLTAVVTGATVTAVTDIDQARAAEVAARTGATAYPTAPELINSPDVDAVLVTSWGPTHAEHVLNSITAAKPVFCEKPLATTAEDCLRIIEAETAHGRRLVQVGFMRRFDPGYRQMKQALTAGTIGTPLIVHCAHRNPTVPDSYTSAMAAQDTAVHEIDVLRWLLDDDIISAQVITPRATSKRFDHLKDPQLMYFETAGGVRIDLEVFVNCQYGYDIQCETVGENGLIRLPDPAAVAIRTTAQHTTAVVQDWKARFADAFDTEFREWIASVAAGTEPSGPSAWDGYAATVITDAAVRSLETDGTVITVDMKPRPALYGSAAERQSS; encoded by the coding sequence ATGACCGTACGTGTAGGTGTCATCGGCGCCGGAATGATCGGCCAGGACCACATACGACGACTCACCGCCGTCGTCACCGGAGCCACCGTCACCGCCGTGACCGACATCGACCAGGCCCGCGCCGCCGAGGTCGCCGCCCGCACCGGCGCCACTGCCTACCCCACCGCACCCGAACTGATCAACTCCCCCGATGTCGACGCCGTCCTCGTCACCTCCTGGGGCCCCACCCACGCCGAACACGTCCTGAACTCCATCACCGCCGCCAAGCCCGTCTTCTGCGAAAAGCCCCTCGCCACCACCGCAGAGGACTGCCTGCGCATCATCGAAGCCGAAACCGCCCACGGCCGGCGCCTCGTCCAGGTCGGCTTCATGCGGCGCTTCGACCCCGGCTACCGCCAGATGAAGCAGGCCCTCACCGCCGGCACCATCGGCACCCCCCTCATCGTGCACTGCGCCCACCGCAACCCCACCGTCCCCGACAGCTACACCTCCGCCATGGCCGCCCAGGACACCGCCGTCCACGAAATCGACGTCCTGCGCTGGCTCCTCGACGACGACATCATCTCCGCCCAGGTGATCACCCCCCGCGCCACCAGCAAGCGCTTCGACCACCTCAAGGACCCGCAGCTGATGTACTTCGAAACCGCCGGCGGCGTCCGCATCGACCTCGAAGTCTTCGTCAACTGCCAGTACGGCTACGACATCCAGTGCGAAACCGTCGGCGAGAACGGCCTCATCCGCCTCCCCGACCCCGCCGCCGTCGCCATCCGTACCACCGCACAGCACACCACCGCCGTCGTCCAGGACTGGAAGGCCCGCTTCGCCGACGCCTTCGACACCGAGTTCCGCGAATGGATCGCATCCGTCGCCGCCGGCACCGAACCCAGCGGCCCCTCCGCATGGGACGGCTACGCCGCCACCGTCATCACCGACGCCGCCGTCCGCTCCCTGGAAACCGACGGCACCGTCATCACCGTCGACATGAAGCCCCGCCCCGCCCTCTATGGAAGCGCCGCCGAACGGCAGTCATCGTGA
- a CDS encoding TIM barrel protein, translated as MATAPTSLRTTAGNLCLGSAPDSWGVWFPEDEQQVSYTRFLDELAEAGYQWLELGPYGYLPTDPQGLKEELDARGLQVSGGTAFGALHRPDAWDDMLAHVRQVAALTAAAGAHHLVLIPPMYRDEKTGAFTEPPELTTQQWAGFGKAADRLGKLLLDEYDVRLVIHPHADSHIQTQPEIERLLNESDPRYTNLCLDTGHVAYGGGDNLDLIRRFGERVGYVHIKQMDPHVLAQVAAEDLSFGEAVKRGVCVSPPAGVPNPADVVTELSKLDAELFVIVEQDLYPCAPEVPLPIAVRTREHLAGCGLTGARRPTLNP; from the coding sequence ATGGCAACGGCGCCGACTTCCCTCCGCACCACCGCGGGCAACCTCTGCCTGGGCTCCGCCCCCGACTCCTGGGGCGTCTGGTTCCCCGAGGACGAGCAGCAGGTGTCCTACACCCGCTTCCTCGACGAACTGGCCGAAGCCGGCTACCAGTGGCTCGAGCTCGGCCCCTACGGCTACCTCCCCACCGACCCCCAGGGCCTGAAGGAAGAGCTCGACGCCCGCGGCCTGCAGGTCTCCGGCGGCACCGCCTTCGGCGCCCTGCACCGGCCCGACGCCTGGGACGACATGCTCGCCCACGTCCGGCAGGTCGCCGCACTGACCGCCGCCGCGGGCGCGCACCACCTCGTCCTCATCCCACCCATGTACCGCGACGAGAAGACCGGCGCCTTCACCGAGCCCCCCGAACTGACCACCCAGCAGTGGGCCGGCTTCGGCAAGGCCGCCGACCGCCTCGGCAAGCTGCTCCTCGACGAGTACGACGTACGCCTCGTCATCCACCCCCACGCCGACAGCCACATCCAGACCCAGCCCGAGATCGAGCGGCTGCTCAACGAGTCCGACCCCCGCTACACCAACCTCTGTCTGGACACCGGACACGTCGCCTACGGCGGCGGCGACAACCTCGACCTGATCCGCCGCTTCGGCGAACGCGTCGGCTACGTCCACATCAAGCAGATGGACCCCCACGTCCTCGCCCAGGTCGCCGCCGAGGACCTCTCCTTCGGAGAGGCCGTCAAGCGCGGCGTGTGCGTCTCACCCCCGGCAGGCGTACCCAACCCCGCCGATGTCGTCACCGAACTGTCCAAGCTCGACGCCGAGTTGTTCGTCATCGTCGAGCAGGACCTCTACCCCTGCGCCCCCGAAGTGCCCCTGCCCATCGCCGTCCGCACCCGCGAACACCTCGCCGGCTGCGGCCTCACCGGAGCCCGACGCCCGACCCTCAACCCCTAG
- a CDS encoding CoA-acylating methylmalonate-semialdehyde dehydrogenase produces the protein MTTIPHWINGSTALSADTAPVFNPATGQEQARVVLGGAADVDTAVSAAANAFETWSESSLTQRTQVMFAFRQLLVDHEEELARIISAEHGKTVDDARGEIVRGREVVEFACGLGDVLKGSFSDQVSRGVDVHNFRQPLGVVAGITPFNFPAMVPLWMHPIAIATGNTFILKPSERDPSAANFVAELYQRAGLPDGVFNVVHGGKPAVDAILAHPGIEAVSFVGSTPIAKYVHETATAHHKRVQALGGAKNHAVVLPDADLEFAANHITAGAYGSAGERCMAVSVAVAVGDAADRLVEILERKAREVKVGPGDKPGTDMGPLVTKAAQERVENAVSTAQVQGATVVVDGRGLKVEGHEEGFFTGPSLLDHVTTAMDAYQEELFGPVLAIVRVESLGEAIDLINANPYGNGTALFTASGEAARRFQRHIHVGMIGINVPVPVPMAYYSFGGWKDSLIGDNPIHGPEGIRFYTRPKVVTTRWPQPTRHTAAGFNFPTSN, from the coding sequence GTGACAACCATCCCCCACTGGATCAACGGCTCCACGGCCCTGAGCGCGGACACCGCCCCTGTCTTCAACCCGGCCACCGGCCAGGAACAGGCCCGGGTCGTCCTCGGCGGCGCGGCCGACGTGGACACCGCAGTCTCAGCCGCCGCGAACGCCTTCGAAACCTGGTCCGAGTCGTCGCTGACGCAGCGCACCCAGGTCATGTTCGCCTTCCGCCAACTCCTCGTCGACCACGAAGAAGAACTCGCCCGGATCATCTCCGCCGAACACGGCAAGACCGTCGACGACGCCCGCGGCGAAATCGTGCGCGGCCGCGAAGTCGTCGAGTTCGCCTGCGGACTCGGCGACGTGCTGAAGGGATCCTTCTCCGACCAGGTCTCCCGCGGCGTCGACGTGCACAACTTCCGCCAGCCCCTCGGCGTCGTCGCCGGCATCACCCCCTTCAACTTCCCCGCCATGGTGCCCCTGTGGATGCACCCCATCGCCATCGCCACCGGCAACACCTTCATCCTCAAGCCGTCCGAGCGCGACCCCTCCGCCGCCAACTTCGTCGCAGAGCTGTATCAGCGCGCAGGCCTCCCGGACGGGGTGTTCAACGTCGTCCACGGCGGCAAGCCGGCCGTCGACGCGATCCTCGCCCACCCCGGCATCGAAGCCGTCTCCTTCGTCGGCTCCACGCCGATCGCCAAGTACGTCCACGAGACGGCAACCGCCCATCACAAGCGTGTCCAGGCCCTCGGCGGCGCCAAGAACCACGCCGTCGTCCTGCCCGACGCCGACCTCGAATTCGCCGCCAACCACATCACCGCAGGCGCCTACGGCTCCGCCGGCGAACGCTGCATGGCCGTCTCCGTCGCCGTCGCCGTCGGCGACGCAGCCGACCGCCTGGTCGAAATCCTGGAACGCAAGGCCCGCGAGGTGAAGGTCGGTCCCGGCGACAAGCCCGGCACCGACATGGGCCCCCTGGTCACCAAGGCCGCCCAGGAACGCGTCGAGAACGCGGTCAGCACCGCTCAGGTCCAGGGCGCCACCGTCGTCGTCGACGGCCGCGGCCTGAAGGTCGAAGGACACGAAGAGGGCTTCTTCACCGGGCCGTCCCTGCTCGACCACGTCACGACCGCCATGGACGCCTACCAGGAAGAACTCTTCGGCCCGGTCCTGGCGATCGTCCGTGTTGAGTCGCTCGGCGAGGCCATCGACCTCATCAACGCCAACCCCTACGGCAACGGCACCGCCCTGTTCACCGCCTCCGGCGAAGCCGCCCGCCGATTCCAGCGCCACATCCACGTCGGCATGATCGGCATCAACGTCCCCGTCCCCGTCCCCATGGCCTACTACTCCTTCGGCGGCTGGAAGGACTCCCTCATCGGCGACAACCCCATCCACGGCCCCGAAGGCATCCGCTTCTACACCCGCCCCAAGGTCGTCACCACCCGCTGGCCCCAGCCCACCCGACACACCGCCGCCGGCTTCAACTTCCCCACCTCCAACTGA
- the iolD gene encoding 3D-(3,5/4)-trihydroxycyclohexane-1,2-dione acylhydrolase (decyclizing) produces the protein MNTVRLTTAQALVRFLANQYSERDGQEQRLIPGMWGIFGHGNVAGLGQALLQAATTGEADLPYYLARNEQGMVHASVAYAKMRDRLATFACTASTGPGSTNMITGAALATTNRLPVLLLPSDMFATRAADPVLQQLEDTRAGDVTVNDAFRAVSKYFDRISRPEQLIPAALAAMRVLTDPVETGAVTLALPQDVQAEAYHWPVSFFRRRVWHVGRPVPEPAAVERAAALLRNAKKPLIVAGGGAVYSGAETALRAFAEATGIPVADTHAGKGAVPWDHPCAVGAIGSTGSRAANELAREADVVLGIGTRYSDFTTASHTVFANPDVTFVNLNVARLDAVKHSAEPLVADARLGIQALAGALTDWEVDQEYRKRTRQLIARTREIEDSCFNMGHGPLPAQTEILGALNQVLDDRAVVVNAAGSMPGDLQQLWRARDPKAYHVEYAYSCMGYEVAAGVGAKMADPTREVVVLVGDGSYLMMAQEIVTMVSEGLKVIIVLVQNHGFASIGALSESLGSQRFGTKYRFRDSDSGLLNGDVLPVDLAANASSLGADVLHATSVDEFRSAMEKARAATRTTVVHVETDLYGPNPPGHGWWDVPVSQTSALESTRTAYDTYATHKRAQRHYL, from the coding sequence ATGAACACCGTCCGACTGACCACCGCTCAGGCCCTGGTGCGCTTCCTGGCCAACCAGTACAGCGAGCGCGACGGCCAGGAACAGCGACTGATCCCCGGCATGTGGGGCATCTTCGGCCACGGCAACGTCGCCGGTCTCGGCCAGGCCCTCCTCCAGGCCGCCACCACCGGCGAGGCCGACCTGCCCTACTACCTGGCCCGCAACGAACAGGGCATGGTCCACGCCTCCGTCGCCTACGCCAAGATGCGCGACCGGCTGGCCACCTTCGCCTGCACCGCCTCCACCGGCCCCGGCTCCACCAACATGATCACCGGAGCGGCACTGGCCACCACCAACCGCCTCCCGGTGCTGCTGCTGCCCTCGGACATGTTCGCAACCCGCGCCGCCGACCCCGTCCTGCAGCAACTGGAGGACACCCGCGCAGGGGACGTCACCGTCAACGACGCCTTCCGCGCCGTATCGAAGTACTTCGACCGCATCTCCCGCCCCGAGCAGTTGATCCCGGCGGCGCTGGCCGCGATGCGGGTGCTCACCGACCCGGTGGAGACCGGTGCGGTCACCCTCGCCCTGCCGCAGGACGTGCAGGCCGAGGCCTACCACTGGCCCGTCTCCTTCTTCCGGCGCCGGGTGTGGCACGTGGGCCGCCCGGTGCCGGAACCGGCCGCCGTGGAGCGAGCCGCCGCGCTGCTCCGTAATGCCAAGAAGCCGCTGATCGTGGCCGGTGGCGGGGCGGTCTACTCCGGTGCCGAGACCGCACTGCGCGCCTTCGCCGAGGCCACCGGCATCCCCGTCGCCGACACCCACGCCGGCAAGGGCGCCGTCCCCTGGGACCACCCGTGCGCGGTCGGCGCCATCGGCTCCACCGGCTCCCGCGCGGCCAACGAACTCGCTCGCGAGGCCGATGTCGTCCTGGGCATCGGCACCCGCTACTCCGACTTCACCACCGCCAGCCACACCGTCTTCGCCAACCCCGACGTCACCTTCGTCAACCTCAACGTCGCCCGCCTCGACGCGGTGAAGCATTCGGCGGAGCCCCTGGTTGCAGACGCCCGCCTCGGCATCCAGGCCCTCGCCGGAGCGCTGACGGACTGGGAAGTCGACCAGGAGTACCGCAAGCGCACCCGTCAACTCATCGCCCGTACACGGGAGATCGAGGACAGCTGCTTCAACATGGGTCACGGTCCGCTGCCCGCCCAGACCGAGATCCTCGGCGCGCTCAACCAGGTGCTCGACGACCGTGCCGTGGTCGTCAACGCGGCCGGCTCCATGCCCGGCGACCTGCAACAACTGTGGCGAGCCCGCGACCCCAAGGCCTACCACGTCGAGTACGCCTACTCCTGCATGGGCTACGAAGTCGCTGCCGGCGTCGGCGCCAAGATGGCCGACCCGACACGCGAGGTCGTCGTCCTCGTCGGCGACGGCTCCTACCTGATGATGGCGCAGGAAATCGTGACCATGGTCTCCGAAGGCCTGAAGGTCATCATCGTCCTGGTCCAAAACCACGGCTTCGCCTCCATCGGCGCCCTGTCCGAATCACTCGGCTCGCAGCGCTTCGGCACCAAGTACCGCTTCCGCGACAGCGACTCGGGCCTGCTCAACGGCGACGTGTTGCCCGTCGACCTGGCGGCCAACGCCTCCTCGCTCGGGGCGGACGTCCTGCACGCCACGTCGGTGGACGAGTTCCGCAGTGCGATGGAGAAGGCCAGGGCCGCCACCCGCACCACCGTCGTCCACGTCGAGACCGACCTCTACGGCCCCAACCCACCCGGCCACGGCTGGTGGGACGTCCCCGTCAGCCAGACCTCCGCGCTGGAGTCCACCCGCACCGCATACGACACCTACGCCACCCACAAGCGCGCCCAGCGGCACTACCTCTGA
- a CDS encoding RNA-guided endonuclease InsQ/TnpB family protein, which yields MRTTHVKRAFKYRFCPTDAQAAELSRTFGCVRKVYNLALAARTQAWTRQERVNYNQTSAMLTAWKKTEELAYLNDVSSVPLQQALRHLQTAFTNFYGKRARYPRFKSRKKSRKSAEYTTSAFRFRDGKLTLAKMAEPLDIVWSRPLPEGASPSTVTVSQDAAGRWYVSLLCEDPSVQPLPATGTAVGIDVGLDHLLALSSGEKVSNPRHERRDRARLAKAQRELARKAKGDGANRAKARRKVAKVYARIADRRRDHLHKLTTRLVRENQTIVIEDLAVRHMVKNGSLARAISDAAWSEFRSMLEYKAQWYGREVIAIDRWFPSSKLCSVCGTLQDKMPLSVREWRCDCGTTHDRDVNAAKNILAVGLTASVCGAGVRPQRSTPGGQLAMKQKPLRREL from the coding sequence GTGAGGACCACCCACGTGAAGCGGGCGTTCAAGTACCGCTTCTGTCCGACCGATGCGCAGGCAGCCGAGCTGTCCCGCACGTTCGGCTGCGTGCGGAAGGTCTACAACCTGGCCCTCGCGGCGCGCACGCAAGCGTGGACGCGACAGGAGCGGGTGAACTACAACCAGACGTCGGCGATGCTGACGGCGTGGAAGAAGACCGAGGAACTCGCGTACCTCAACGACGTCTCCTCCGTCCCGCTCCAACAGGCCCTCCGGCACCTCCAGACGGCGTTCACCAACTTCTACGGCAAGCGGGCCAGGTACCCGCGGTTCAAGTCGCGGAAGAAGTCGCGGAAGTCGGCGGAGTACACCACCAGCGCATTCCGGTTCCGGGACGGGAAGCTGACTCTGGCGAAGATGGCGGAGCCGCTCGACATCGTTTGGTCCCGTCCGCTGCCCGAGGGCGCGTCTCCGTCCACGGTGACCGTGTCGCAGGACGCGGCCGGACGCTGGTACGTGTCCCTTCTGTGCGAGGATCCGTCCGTCCAGCCGCTCCCCGCCACCGGCACGGCTGTCGGTATCGACGTCGGGCTCGACCACCTGCTGGCCCTGTCGAGTGGCGAGAAGGTCTCCAACCCCCGGCACGAGCGCCGCGACCGCGCACGTCTCGCGAAGGCGCAGCGGGAACTTGCCCGCAAGGCCAAGGGTGACGGAGCGAACAGAGCCAAGGCGCGCCGGAAGGTCGCCAAGGTCTACGCCCGCATTGCAGATCGCAGGCGCGACCACCTGCATAAGCTCACCACTCGGCTCGTTCGTGAAAACCAAACGATCGTGATCGAGGACCTCGCCGTTCGGCACATGGTGAAGAACGGCAGCCTGGCCCGCGCTATCAGCGATGCGGCGTGGTCCGAGTTCCGGAGCATGCTGGAGTACAAGGCCCAGTGGTACGGCCGCGAAGTGATCGCGATCGACCGCTGGTTCCCCTCCTCCAAGCTGTGCTCCGTCTGCGGCACCTTGCAGGACAAGATGCCGCTGAGCGTCCGCGAATGGCGTTGCGATTGCGGGACTACCCACGACCGGGACGTGAACGCGGCGAAGAACATCCTGGCCGTCGGGCTGACGGCGTCTGTCTGTGGAGCTGGTGTAAGACCTCAACGGAGCACTCCGGGCGGGCAGTTGGCGATGAAGCAGAAACCCCTACGGCGCGAGCTGTAG